The Paramisgurnus dabryanus chromosome 17, PD_genome_1.1, whole genome shotgun sequence genome includes the window GACTAATCCCTGTCCATAAAACCGCCCCATAGTGTTATATCTAAAATCCAAAGCATGAAGTGCATAGTTTGTTTTGTAGTAAAGTTGTTTAAAatttccattattattattttttattatttactccctttactattatttatcaaaatgctATCTTTTAAAGATTGTCTTCCTCCATTCATTGAGGATGCTGATGTCACAAATAAGACCTACAGACCCGGGGACAGCCTTCTTATTAGCTGCCATGATGGATTTCAAATTCGGTACCCTGACATGGAAACTATGGTATCAATCTGTCAAGCTGATGGGACATGGGATAATCAGCCAACTTGTCAAGGTATAATGCAGTAAGTTATTTTTGGTAACACATGATTGGGACATCTACAAATGTGACTGtctatactatatatatatatatatatatatatatatatatatatatatatacagtataggcatatatatatatatatatatatatatatatatatatatatatatatatatatatatatatatagtgtataGGTACATTAATTATCATTTTGGGTACCAAAATGAAAATATGAAGggtgaaaatgtatttaatctTGCGTGCTATTTTGGATTTTTTCAATGAGCTTAGTGcattgcattatgggattgCTTTTTCCATAGCAGATGATGTATGCTTTGCTGTCTCTGAATTTGGTCCAAACAAAGTGTCTTACGAAGCAAAATAATTCTATTTTGGGAATTAAACTGTGGAACAGATTCATGATGACCACGCCTGTGAAAACTCAGCTAAAGTcctttttttatgatttactgCAGCGCTATTTAAATCCCTGGAGGGCCGAGCACTGTatattttagctccaacccttaaccacctgtgattgtttagtgatcatgaagaccttgattagcttgctcaggtgtgtttgatcagggttggagaacttggagctaaactatgcagtgcaaggccctccagggtaagatttgaatagccctgatttacataaacataaaaattcCATGGAAATATAACGGTGATATATTTTGTACTGACTAAGTAAGACCAtctcaaagattgaaattaaagtgaaatctatAAATGAATTCAAATTTTGATGCACCTTAACTTATAATTAGATTAtaagggctctatcatacacccggcacaaagtgtcttttgctagtttcaacccggtgcaatgatcattttcacatttagcggcacattgtttaaatagcaaatgcatttggcCCAATGTTGCGCCCATGggcattctggtctgaaaacgaggtgtgttcaggcgcattgttggcgcattgctattttgaggcaactgaaatagactacgccatttgaccaacaaaaacctggtctaaagtcaatggcacaaaatgttttttgttatttacagagcgcgttagtaatatgcgcctatgaAAGGGACGACAATGTGGGTTTGCTtttcacatacatgaatgcgcaacaggacaaaaacgcttttaaatatgaaagatttaaggattgaaatgtaaaagattattattgagtctcttggacataaatgaggacagattatgagacgttagaaggcgtaaagagctgctttacctgtagcctggtaagtaaataaatgctttgctttaaagaaatgcatcagttttttaaatgctaccctatggatttattgtatatgatgactctttacctgtggatatgatgagatgagaaacatttttagtaatgctttttaaaaatctcatggcgctgtccgagtgctgaaacgcttcagctctccgcacgtttgtaaattctttatctcttgtttgtatttttagagtacaaaccttttcttgcatatttgcaaataattttatgagattacaatgattatgtaggatatcaatacatttacagcaattaaaagcctgctatttgtacttctatgactgaaaCAAAGGTTTGAATCCAAAAAATTtcaatttcaataaaaatgaaaacaacacatgtttttaacattattcttaaactgatGGTCGTCTTCCTCCGCttattttttcagtttacaaagtccgtcatctaaatagggattagacatagcggcAGCGCaaatggcttttaaaggggatgagagataagactctcattggtttattgctacgcccaaaacacacccattactcgtAAGGAGAAAATTAACAACCCTTTCCAAccgtgcgctcggcgcacaaaccatttttcccgtcgttataTTAGCAAATGGGCAtcagacacgcccatttagatcGTAcgccgtgcgctttagacaatgcgcttagatcgttaaaatagggccctaagacTTTAGCCTTGATTTCAGGGTCATATTTTGTGTCTGAAATGAAATTATTCTGCTAAACACATTAAGGTATtcttaataaatgatggtaagcacacagtagactgtacccattgacttccatagttgaaattacaaatactatggaagtcaatggtaccatcagctgtgtgcttaccatcatttatccacatatctttgtttgtgttcaacaaaataaagaaacacaTACAGGTTTAGAGCAACATTAggctgagtaaatgataacataatttttttgtgaactaCAGTATCCCTTTTAAATGCTCACCACACAGGCTATTAAAACATTTTGGTGGTCAAGACAAATTACTTTGATGTTCAATGCACAGAAAACCTCAATTTAAAATCACTGAGTGTTTTATGCACAACTGTTTACTGTTCCGAATTTCAGCATGGTCCTCTATATCCACAGGCTGCCTGCGCCCACTAATACCTCCACACAGTTACATGAACATCTCGGAAACTGAGTTCTCAGTGCCTGTGGGAACAGTAGTCCACTATCAGTGTTTCCCTGGTTACAAGCTGGAGGGACCTGAGCTTCTAGAATGCATGTATAACCTCATCTGGTCTGACACACCACCCCGGTGCCTTGATGTTGAGGGTGAGTTATCATAGCTTTGCTTCGAAAAAGTTTGTTTTGAGACTTTGttctatatacatttttatgacaTATATTTTACAACTGACATAGCGTTTAACAGAAGGCTTTATTGTTATATAGCAGCATGTCTGTAAATTAATTCAGGGAAAAACACTAATATGAAACTTGCTAAGTTTATAAACAGGAAATGAGTTATCTATTTTCTGATGTTGCCACAGCATGTTCCTTACCCCCAATGATGGAACATGGAGATTACATGTGCCATCCACAACCATGTGACCGCTACATTCACGGCACAGTCGTAGAATACTACTGTTATCCTGGCTACTCTCTAGCGAATGACTACAAGTACATGACCTGTCAGTATGGACAGTGGTTTCCACAGATCCCATTCTACTGCATCAAagacagtaggctacttttacttttacaaaAGTAGGACAGAACTTAATGTTTCCACAAGAGAATTGAGTCAGGTGTCTGATAGGGAAGGGTTGAAAAGTAATGTAATTTACttaatgtaattttattaactgttcctttaaattattAAGTAGTATGTGCAAATTCAACATTTGATACTATAATGTTCATTAAGTCAAATAATCAATAGTAAACTTGGCTGCTTAACATTGACATTATTCATGCACTACCAATGAATAAGCACTGCTATATTCCCCCAGAGACAACCTGGCCTGGTTTTGAAGATTCTCTGCTTACTACATGGAAAGTGGTAGCTTGTACAGCCACTAGTGTGCTGCTAGCCCTGCTCTTGGTTATAACAGGCAAGATTTTCCACTTCAAATGCAAGTCTCAAGGTCCAAGGTACAGACAACGCTATAATTGTATCATTGTATGATGTCTGAATGAAATACACTTAACtcattaaaataaatgatctTTTTAGTGAAGAGCAGGATGAGAACCGAGATCCAAACATATTGGTCGTAGATGGTGTTGCTGTACCACTTCCCACTTATGAAGAGGCTGTAAGAGGTACACATTGCCACCCCCCAAGCGATCTGTCCCCTGCTGGTCTGGGGAGCACACAGCATTCAGAAGAACAAAACCCACCTTCATATCCTGGGTACTCGGGGAGAGAAACTGGTGTGCCGGTGGACAGCGGTGAGGCTGAGACCTGTGACAGCATCTCAGACACATCGGAATATCTTCAAAGCATACAGCAATCTTCTTCCCATGCAGGTGGACTAAATAATATATCTGAGAAAACCAATGCCATCACTTCAATGGAGGAGACTGCCTCCACAAGCCCCAGCATCGACATTGCAGATGGTAAGGTTGTAAACTGCTGCCACCTAATGGTGTAAACACAAAACGTTGTAACTTAGAATAGGAATTTTGATGCTTTCACTGATGTCAATCTTTCTGGTATTTTTTCAGAAATTCCTCTTGTGGAGGATGCAGAAGAGGACTGCTGATTGTTACCCTTAACTAAAAATGAGACGCAAAATATTGTTTGTTATTTCAGCATTCATTTTTGATTTTGTTTGCAAAAACTGTCACCATCTCAAGATCTCATTAATCACACATTGGCATTTTATAAAGAGCACATCAGGGACATATAggcaataaaaataattaataaaataattttgcaaTTTTTGCTCATTGTGAAACTATGCATTCCACAATGAcatattatattcatttttcCTCTATACAATGCATAGCGCTccaatattttaaattatttttcctGTGACTTAACTGTGCAGAATCCTGAACAGTGATCAAATGGTATGGACTGTAAgaacaattataaatattttgtaaataaataacataatctTATGAGTTTGTTGTGATCAGTTTGAAGTTCTTAGCCAAACTAGGCAAACATCATGATAAGCTAAAGATTTTAATAGTTCTATACCATTATATAAAAAGGGTTTATTTAGATTGAACAAAACTTGTTTAAATCCTCTTGTGGTCATATTTAATTGTAAATACATATGCAATGTTCTTGCAAAAAGCTACTAACTTGGGCAAACAAGCAGTTAAAAAataagggacaaacccagcagACTAACCCAAATTTAAAAAGAACAACAGATTGATTATGCATGTGTAATACAGGTTAACCTAAAGTCTTCAACAGTTTACCAATAAATATAAGTATAAATCATAACTAGAAGATTGATTAATTAGCCTAATTATTGATAACTAAAATGCGAGGTTTTATACTAGTCAATATTTAATTCTGCATTGTGCTTCTGGTTTTGTACACTAGGTGGCATTAGTTGTTCGTTTTGTTTCCAATGAGAGTTTTGGCACAGAAATGAATTCGCAAGGTTTGTATGACAGACAGTATGTCACACTGACAAATCAACGGctgtaatttttatttataaacggGAGAAAATTATAGGCATTGAAATTAATCCTATAATTAGAGCTATATTACATAAAAACACAACAGAAAGCCTTTATAGCCTTCAAAGATATGTGTGTTTTCCAAGTTCTAGAGGCTTTATTAAATTTATTCGGTTTTCTTTCTTTGAAGAGAATGTATTGACTGATTTTCgtgcttaaaaaaaattgtccacAAACACAACAGATCTACAATTACTTACAATGATATAATGAAGTTGTAAGATAtagctctcacacacacaattttttttatatataattttataatttagaAAATTCTGAACATAAATGAACTAATAATTGCTATTTTCCAtctttattaacatttttaatcaaaacgTAGATCCGATTATATTTTCACCATTGCAATCAAAACTTCTTTGTAGCAAATGAAAGCAATTTATACAATTTTAGATTATTCACTACTAAAAGTAGCCTAACTTTGCAAGAAACATGGGATTGTTTTATGTATATTGCTGTGGATGTGGTAAAACGCCTTTCAAATGCCAAATCCGTACAATAAAGAAAAACTGAAGCAAGCAAAGCGCACGTGCAGGGTTGCTTTACGCAGACATATACACACTGCACGGTGCACGCTCAAAAGCAAATACACTTCCCTCCTGCAGGGCACATGGGAAAATGCTGAGACATTCAATAAGTCATCATCCTGCAAAGGGTCCCGATGGTCTTTTCTTGACCAAAGGAACCAAATGGATGCGCGGACCTTTTATATTTATTCTCTTCACTTGTTTTAGACAAACATTGGCGCATCCTCAGTGTTTGGACTTCCAGCCACCTTTCAAACCCCTTTACCACCTTGAGTTTTGTAGGCATTATGAGAATTTTGGTTGTTGCGATCAAAAAACGGACAATCGTATTGCGATGAGATACTGGGATATAATGGAACTGGTTGGTGATGAGGCATATGAGGTGTGCGGTGATTTGGTAAAAGATATCATGTGCCAGGTATGTCTGatcttttattaattaacaCTTTACATGAATTGTGCTTTTACGAAACAACACTAATATGTTTGCCATTTATATGAAGGTTAAACTTTTTATTAGCTAACAGTACATTATATTTTGTCAACTACTGGTGCCATTTGATTCATTATTAATAAATCACTATAATATTTCTGTAACAATTAATAACTAATAAATTAATTCCTCCTTTTGTGCTTTTAAAAATTGCttctttaatatctagttattttCTCCATTTCTTCTGTAATACCTCGAATATGTGTTATATATAAGCAGCATTGTATAATGTACAATTTTACATTACATAACACTATATTTCAAGTTTGAATTAATGTTGAATTAGACTCTTTTTACTTAATGCAGTTGGGTTAGGAACATTGTGATAAGACATAATCAAAAGAGCATAACTACGACGAGTCGTTTCTGCTGTTTGATATGGCCAGTATTACTCATACTCATGCTATTAAAAATTAAACCCaaacttaaacttaaaattttcaGACAAAACAGGCAATACCATGAAAAAATACCATCAATCTTTTACTGGACATTTTTATAGGAACCCACAGACATTCTTCTGTCTCTGGGCACTTAAATCAGTATGCAAGAAACTCCCAGCCTGTCAAAAAGTAGTCCCTTGCCATCAATAGGTGCGGTACTCTTTCAAAAATTGCACCTGaacatttcattttagtacctcagaggtacaaactgctaccaaaaagtgcatattagaatcctaaagatacatattggtaAAAAAGTATACCTATCTTAAACAAAATGGTACATTTTTTGGGTACTGCTGCAGTGACACCTTGGGACCAATTCTGAGAAAAACAGTGTAGcatcttgaaatttttttttttgaaagcaaacACCCCTCATATTTTCTTCATAAAATAGAAGCATCTAgtttattgtattattatttttgtgtattACACACACAGGAGTGTTCCCCTTATGCTGCTCACTTGTTTGATGCCGAGGATCCTTACACTCCTGTGCGTCACATACCAGGACTGTGCCCTACCTACTGTTCAGAATTCCACAGTAAGTGTCACTTTGTGGTCAAGTACTTAACCAACAGTCGAACCCTACTGGAGACGTGCGAGAAAGACGGCTCACATTTCTGTACCATCATCAATCTCCCCGATCAGGACTACTGCTACCCCAATGTCCTGAAAAACAACGACCTGTACAGCAATCTAGGCAAGGTGGAGGACCCGAAGGGATGCCTGCAACTGTGCTTGATGGAGGTGGCCAATGGGTTGAGGAACCCTGTTCTGATGCTCCACAGCGGTGATGACACTCACCGTATGTTTGTGGCGGAGCAGGTAGGCTTTGTGTGGGTATATCTGAGAGATGGAAGTCGAGTAGAGAAACCCTTCCTGGATATCAGTGGAGAAGTGCTGACCACACCGTGGCTGGGTGATGAACGAGGTTTTCTAGGCCTAGCCTTCCATCCAAAGTACAGAGACAATGGACGCTTCATCTACTACTCTATTCTGGTCAATGGCATACTTGAGAAAGTTCGCATCAGCGAGATGAAGGTCTCAGCTCATGACATGAACATGGCAGAACCCTACTCAGAGAGGTTAGTAGCTTCCATCCATTTTGTTAAACTTTGGTAATCTTTTTTCCTTTATATAACTAACTGGTTCAAAATTAGAACGACTTATGGATGACCAAAATTCTGAAATTGACATCAAGCTATTGTACATCTATCACCAACGGTATTAAATGTTATTCAAACTTTTAACAATCTGTATCTTTAGAGTTCTTCTTGAGATTGAGGAGCCTGCAGCAAATCATAACGGTGGACAGCTTTTGTTTGGCTTAGATGGGTACCTGTACATATTTACAGGGGATGGTGGAAAATCAGGGGACCCTTTTGGAAAGTTTGGAAATTCCCAAAACAAGTATGCACGGTTCTCAAAGAGTTCATTGTTTTACAACTATCTCCACCTCATTCCCAGACACCTTTATTAAAGCTTTACCGACCGTGCAAATATGTTTCAGATCAGCCTTGTTGGGAAAAGTGCTTCGCATTGATGTGGATGTTAGCAGTAAAGATGGGAAGCCATATAAGATCCCTCCAGACAACCCCTTTATCATGGAACCTGATGCCAAGCCGGAAATCTATGCTTATGGTGTGAGGAACATGTGGCGGTGCTCAGTGGATCGAGGTGATCCAGTAACCCAGTATGGCAGGGGGAGAATATTCTGTGGCGATGTGGGCCAGAATCGATATGAGGAGATTGACATCATTGTAAATGGAGGAAACTATGGATGGAGGGCCAAAGAAGGCTTTGAATGCTTCGATGCCAAATTGTGCCAGAACTCCTCCCTAGGTGAGCTATACTATAGAAAAACAAGACATTCATGCAAAGTCATGCACATATGGGTCAAAGAGAAAAACTAAAACTGTATTGCTATTGGTCCTTCATGCTGATTGGTCACTGGGCTTATTCATTCATGCATTATATACTATTACTTATAAGTCGGAATTGAAATTAAAGTCAGCATATATACGTAACTGTAACGGTGCATTCACAGGGGGCGTAAGCATTAACGCTTCTCATTCACTTTCAATGGTTGACATCATgcattgccgaactgaattgtggataaGTTGGCGTCGCATCACTGCCGTTGTTCGCGACAGAAGTTgaaaatttctcaacttttcaagcagcaatgtgtgcgtcagccaatcagatcgccttatgcaaataacctagactaagccagccaattacgtttatggaagaccggagcatgtattgcggccactgtgattggctgttggccacgctttcaaacaagccttccgttaagtgttaacgctttcgccccgtgtgaatgtaccataAATAATATCTTACATTTTGGTTTGGTTATTAGTTGAAATACAGCGTAATGCTAAACATgagaaacaaaaaataaaaagtgttAAACAATGTAGATGAAAAttttttggctgaatggttccatacaggtaaactattcctttaaaatattGAGTTTCACTAGTCTTGTAAGAGTGAAGTATAGAGCATATAATAGCAAACTCACATGGTCACATGGTAAGGTAAGGTAAGGTAAGGTAAGGTAAGGTAAGGTAAGGTAAGGTAAGGTAAGGTAAGGTAAGGTAAGGTAAGGTAAGGTAAGGTAAGGTAAGGTAAGGTAAGGTAAGGTAAGGTAAGGTAAGGTAAGGTAAGGTAAGGTAAGCTTTATTGTCCCACCTGGGAAAATTTGTCTTGGACCATCACCCATGCTGAATTCGCACAATTAACCTACATTAATCGAACATCCCAAACAATAAAAACGGacaataacaacaaaataacatcaaataaatcaattaattaataaaaataaatatactaaTATATAAAAGTACAACTTCATACTGCCACTGTTTCACAGCTTTATAGACACAGgaataaattaatttttaaatctttaatctGCAGCGAGGAACTCTAAACCTCCTCACAGAATCCATACTCGTACTCTGTATAAAAACATGGGATGAATCACGGACAAACTTGTTAGCTTTTGTCTTATAGTAGCCTATTCATAGTCTGCAATAGTGCCTGTTCATTTCAATAACCCTTTTGTAATGACATCAAACTTATTTTAGCTAACTaacattattttttgttttcataGATGACATTCTTCCAATATTTGCTTATGGACATCATGTTGGAAAATCAGTAACTGGAGGTTATGTGTACAGAGGATGCGAGTCACCTAATCTCAATGGTCTTTACATTTTTGGAGATTTTATGAGTGGGTAAGGTTACAACTTACTAAACATAatcttattaactttaataAATTAACAAACTAATCTAATTAAGAATTAAATGCAGCTCTTTAACTATAAAGTTAAAGCACTGAAAATAAGCCAATAAGAATTGGTAATAcaagttaaaggtgacatagaatgtaaaactttaTACTACGGGTCCGTTGaatgcttgaatctgattggctgatgaacgTTCTAAGCTGTGCAATTATTTTATGGGAAGCGCAAGGGGAAAGTTTTAGGCAGCTCTCAGTTCCATGTCACTTTGTAAAGTTAACTGTAACAACGGAAATTACAggactaacaaaaacaacatgataGACAataacagcgctgtttggaGACGCACAAAGGTAGCATCGTTcacacaatctctctctctctctctctctctctctctcaacttCATTATTAACTGCATTAGAATTCAATTAACGGGTCAAGTCTCCATTGCCAGCTTTAAAATGACGTTTTGGAACAAGCAAAAGAGCCGTTGGATGAGACGCGGAAGAA containing:
- the susd4 gene encoding sushi domain-containing protein 4, with product MFHHDDNEGKKSPVCGQISVSILFLLPCLVTAFPVNTLVEQFCKDPGVPEHGVRTPHIGVFFENSVARYSCVEGYSLKGPAKIVCTRFYNRSLGWKPIVKPVCLSEDCLPPFIEDADVTNKTYRPGDSLLISCHDGFQIRYPDMETMVSICQADGTWDNQPTCQGCLRPLIPPHSYMNISETEFSVPVGTVVHYQCFPGYKLEGPELLECMYNLIWSDTPPRCLDVEACSLPPMMEHGDYMCHPQPCDRYIHGTVVEYYCYPGYSLANDYKYMTCQYGQWFPQIPFYCIKDKTTWPGFEDSLLTTWKVVACTATSVLLALLLVITGKIFHFKCKSQGPSEEQDENRDPNILVVDGVAVPLPTYEEAVRGTHCHPPSDLSPAGLGSTQHSEEQNPPSYPGYSGRETGVPVDSGEAETCDSISDTSEYLQSIQQSSSHAGGLNNISEKTNAITSMEETASTSPSIDIADEIPLVEDAEEDC
- the hhipl2 gene encoding HHIP-like protein 2, which gives rise to MLRHSISHHPAKGPDGLFLTKGTKWMRGPFIFILFTCFRQTLAHPQCLDFQPPFKPLYHLEFCRHYENFGCCDQKTDNRIAMRYWDIMELVGDEAYEVCGDLVKDIMCQECSPYAAHLFDAEDPYTPVRHIPGLCPTYCSEFHSKCHFVVKYLTNSRTLLETCEKDGSHFCTIINLPDQDYCYPNVLKNNDLYSNLGKVEDPKGCLQLCLMEVANGLRNPVLMLHSGDDTHRMFVAEQVGFVWVYLRDGSRVEKPFLDISGEVLTTPWLGDERGFLGLAFHPKYRDNGRFIYYSILVNGILEKVRISEMKVSAHDMNMAEPYSERVLLEIEEPAANHNGGQLLFGLDGYLYIFTGDGGKSGDPFGKFGNSQNKSALLGKVLRIDVDVSSKDGKPYKIPPDNPFIMEPDAKPEIYAYGVRNMWRCSVDRGDPVTQYGRGRIFCGDVGQNRYEEIDIIVNGGNYGWRAKEGFECFDAKLCQNSSLDDILPIFAYGHHVGKSVTGGYVYRGCESPNLNGLYIFGDFMSGRLMALEEDKEAGSWKEKNVCMGDTKTCSFPGLINHHHKFIISFAEDESGELYFLATSYPSATSPFGTVYKFVDPSRRAPPGKCKYKPLPVKVRGKKVPFTPRELTVLGINETPTRPPLENITFTTKPPSTRKSTRTKPTTSAPEIKHTGQTTTAKLHEKSKTTTLPKEKQNNARSKPVKKVAPHSRKSKLQTKKERKDILSRKISVKGSQTRQKTTPIKPSKPKKEIKPTIWTKKTKKAGKEMKKPKSKPKVNNKPKIIVLERIKTTKNSHTKKKKLPE